The Apium graveolens cultivar Ventura chromosome 6, ASM990537v1, whole genome shotgun sequence genome contains a region encoding:
- the LOC141667610 gene encoding uncharacterized protein LOC141667610: MPTTWKQMFSIQAALKMLGKIETLGNIPEFIESVINREVQCTYALQSFHCVKLWGQLCKLPGVDFTNHCHYTILEIIEKYPPWWFLEAERALVELHDLQISGCEIIGIAPVGTGTGTGTGTGTGTGTGTGHSFLTGHSVSPSFIQS; this comes from the exons ATGCCGACTACATGGAAACAGATGTTTTCAATACAGGCTGCGCTCAAGATGCTTGGTAAAATCGAAACCCTTGGCAATATTCCGGAGTTCATTGAGAGTGTGATAAACAG GGAGGTGCAGTGCACCTATGCTTTGCAATCTTTTCATTGTGTAAAATTGTGGGGCCAGCTTTGCAAGTTGCCCGGGGTCGACTTTACTAACCACTGTCATTACACCATCTTGGAGATCATTGAAAAGTACCCACCTTGGTGGTTTCTCGAAGCAGAGAGAGCTCTCGTGGAGTTGCACGACCTCCAAATTTCTGGCTGTGAG ATTATTGGCATTGCACCAGTCGGAACTGGAACTGGAACTGGAACTGGAACTGGAACTGGAACTGGAACTGGGACTGGGCACAGCTTTCTGACTGGTCACAGCGTTTCTCCATCCTTCATACAGTCTTAG